In one Caballeronia sp. M1242 genomic region, the following are encoded:
- a CDS encoding CaiB/BaiF CoA-transferase family protein produces the protein MSGPLTGIRVIEIGTLIAAPFAARMLAEFGAEVIKIEAPNGGDPLRKWRKLHEGTSLWWYLQSRNKKSVCVNLKSPDGADVIKRLAADADIVIENMRPGALEKLGLGWDVLHAINPKLTMVRISGYGQTGPYRDRPGFGAIGEAMGGIRYTTGDADGTPARVGISLGDSLASLHGVIGALMSLLRVKTGQGDGQVVDVSLVESVFNLMESLVPEYDLLGHVRERSGGALPGIAPSNTYRTEDGGFVVIAGNSDPIYKRLMQVIGRPDLADDPALAHNDGRVRHSAMLDEAIGAWTSHRAMNDVLAALEDADVPSGRIYSVADIIGDAHYQARDMLLQASLPGGVSVKMPGIVPKLSDSPGEVRWQGPALGEHTESVLASLGFDESDVQRLRAEGAIQ, from the coding sequence CCGAGTTCGGCGCGGAAGTCATCAAAATCGAGGCGCCCAATGGCGGGGATCCGCTTCGCAAATGGCGAAAACTCCACGAGGGCACGTCGCTCTGGTGGTATCTCCAGTCGCGCAACAAGAAGTCCGTTTGCGTGAATCTCAAGTCGCCCGACGGGGCGGACGTCATCAAGCGTCTGGCCGCCGATGCGGACATCGTCATCGAAAACATGCGGCCCGGCGCGCTAGAAAAACTCGGGCTCGGCTGGGACGTTTTGCATGCAATAAACCCGAAACTCACGATGGTTCGCATCTCCGGCTATGGACAGACAGGTCCATACCGCGATCGTCCGGGCTTCGGCGCGATCGGCGAGGCGATGGGTGGCATTCGGTATACAACCGGCGACGCGGACGGCACACCGGCGCGCGTCGGCATCAGCCTGGGCGATTCGCTCGCGTCGCTTCATGGCGTGATCGGCGCGTTGATGTCCCTGCTGCGTGTGAAGACGGGGCAGGGCGACGGGCAGGTCGTCGATGTATCGCTCGTCGAAAGCGTGTTCAACCTGATGGAAAGCCTGGTTCCCGAGTACGACTTGCTCGGGCACGTGCGCGAGCGTAGCGGCGGTGCGTTGCCGGGTATCGCGCCGTCGAACACGTACCGCACGGAAGACGGCGGCTTCGTGGTGATCGCGGGCAACAGCGATCCCATCTACAAGCGCCTGATGCAGGTCATCGGCCGCCCGGATCTCGCCGACGATCCCGCGCTCGCTCATAACGATGGCCGCGTGCGCCACAGCGCGATGCTCGATGAAGCGATCGGCGCGTGGACATCGCATCGCGCGATGAACGACGTGCTGGCCGCGCTCGAAGACGCGGACGTGCCGTCCGGCCGTATCTATTCGGTCGCTGACATCATCGGCGACGCGCATTATCAGGCGCGCGACATGCTATTGCAGGCCAGCTTGCCGGGCGGCGTATCGGTGAAGATGCCAGGCATTGTGCCCAAGCTCTCCGACTCGCCGGGCGAAGTGCGCTGGCAGGGCCCGGCTCTCGGCGAGCACACGGAAAGCGTGCTCGCTTCCCTCGGCTTCGACGAAAGCGACGTGCAACGCCTGCGCGCCGAAGGAGCCATCCAATGA